A single region of the Verrucomicrobiia bacterium genome encodes:
- a CDS encoding glycoside hydrolase family 43 protein, whose translation MITRIWKPTAAMLVASSAMFGTTCRGDNPIVQTSFTADPAPLVHDGVVYLYTGHDEDDATGFKMFDWKCFTSTDMVNWTDRGAVISTETFSWAVKNSAWASQCIFRNGKFYFFSTAAQKRNGTMSIGVAVSDSPTGPFVDAIGKPLISNSREDIDPTVFIDDDGQAYLYWGNPNLYYVKLNEDMISYSGEVVKSSVKPRNYQEGPWFYKRNGHYYMAYASTCCPEGIGYSMSDSPTGPWPFTGQIMDPNRLSDGNHPGIIEFKGKSYIFGFHYKLNWEIAPVKRERRSVCVAEMTYNSDGTIPKLPWWNDEGVAQVGAFNPYAQVEAATICYSRGIKTTPRLGKAGVYVNATENGAYIKIKGVDFGDRGATNFLASVATVEEGATIVLRLDSETGTPIGTLKVNSTGALDKWETQSCRITRARGVHDLYLKFFGDDKPLMNLDEWKFE comes from the coding sequence ATGATTACGAGAATTTGGAAACCAACCGCGGCAATGCTGGTCGCTTCCAGCGCCATGTTCGGAACGACATGCCGGGGCGACAACCCAATCGTGCAAACGTCCTTTACCGCCGATCCTGCGCCCCTGGTGCACGACGGCGTGGTTTATCTGTACACCGGCCATGACGAAGACGACGCCACGGGATTCAAGATGTTCGATTGGAAATGTTTCACTTCAACCGACATGGTGAATTGGACGGATCGGGGGGCGGTGATTTCCACCGAGACATTCAGTTGGGCCGTGAAGAACAGCGCCTGGGCGTCGCAATGCATCTTCCGGAACGGGAAATTCTATTTCTTCAGCACCGCAGCCCAGAAGCGGAATGGCACCATGTCGATTGGCGTGGCGGTTTCAGACAGTCCCACAGGGCCGTTTGTGGATGCGATCGGAAAGCCGTTGATCTCGAACAGCCGAGAAGACATTGACCCAACGGTGTTCATCGATGATGACGGCCAGGCCTACCTGTATTGGGGCAATCCAAATCTCTATTACGTGAAGCTCAATGAGGACATGATTTCGTATTCCGGCGAAGTGGTGAAGTCATCCGTGAAGCCAAGGAACTACCAGGAAGGCCCGTGGTTCTACAAGCGAAACGGCCATTATTACATGGCTTACGCCTCCACCTGCTGCCCGGAAGGCATCGGCTATTCCATGAGCGATAGTCCAACGGGACCGTGGCCATTCACGGGACAAATCATGGATCCCAACAGGTTGTCCGACGGGAATCATCCGGGCATCATCGAGTTCAAAGGCAAGTCCTACATTTTCGGATTTCATTACAAGCTCAACTGGGAGATTGCGCCTGTGAAGCGCGAACGGCGTTCGGTCTGCGTCGCCGAAATGACTTACAATTCTGACGGGACGATTCCGAAGCTTCCGTGGTGGAACGACGAAGGCGTTGCGCAGGTCGGCGCTTTCAATCCTTACGCGCAAGTTGAAGCCGCGACGATCTGCTATTCGCGAGGAATCAAGACAACCCCGCGGTTGGGCAAGGCGGGTGTTTACGTGAACGCAACCGAGAACGGCGCATACATCAAGATCAAAGGCGTCGACTTTGGCGACCGGGGCGCGACTAATTTTCTCGCGAGCGTGGCGACTGTGGAAGAGGGCGCAACTATTGTTCTCCGTCTCGACAGTGAAACGGGCACTCCAATCGGCACGCTCAAGGTCAACTCCACGGGCGCCCTGGACAAATGGGAGACTCAATCCTGCAGAATCACGCGCGCCAGAGGTGTGCACGATCTGTATCTGAAATTCTTCGGCGATGACAAGCCGCTGATGAACCTCGACGAATGGAAATTTGAATAG